From the genome of Phlebotomus papatasi isolate M1 chromosome 2, Ppap_2.1, whole genome shotgun sequence:
GAAATTGGAATGGAATGCCTGTCTTTAGGTGTATGCAGGGAAACCCTATCAATCGTTGATATCGGAATGCTTAGGGAAGAGAACATTTGTCATACAGATGTTGCTCTTCTCCTTTTAAATTGTCCCAATATCGTCACTATGAGAACTTATTCATTTGTTGGACGATCTCTTCTTCATATTCATCGACAAGATCCTGATTTCAGATGCAAACTGAAATACATCCATGACACTGATACAACAGATAAGATATTGGATGCCATTGTGAGTTGTTGTCCGAGACTTGAGAATCTTTATATGGATACTCCGGATGCTGGGATCCTTCACAAAATGCGACATCTTAAGAATTTAGAACGTTTGAAACTGTACAAGTTTAGTTGCAAGGAACTAGATTCGGTTTTAACTAGTGGCCTTGGAACACGATTGCGTTTCTTAACGCTTATCAAAGGAAGAGGAACTTTGGATTTGGGAAAACTCGCCACTATTTGCCCAGGAATCATAGACTTAGACTGCTACATGATGGATCTTTTGTTATTTGCGTCAGATCatacatttgaaaatttagaagGACTAGAAATTCTCAATAGTTCTATGGTTCTAAGTAGCCTCAAGCATTTTGTGGCAAAACATATAACCCTCAAAAGACTTGCAATAGATACAGTTCATTTTACGGATGAAGACATGATGAGGTGAGTTTCTGCACAGTCATATCGAATCAATTATGGAAACACTGTTATTCAGTTGAGAAAAAAGAATCTAAGAGAAAATGCTTCAATATAATTGATTTAGTTCTAAAGGACTTTCCTATCATAACACTAGCTAATATATGACTTTTTACtacaatttttcaacaaatgCTTGTATTCTTGTATTTGAAGTTTATTTGTGGAGAACAACTTCAACGTACTAGAAGATATTTGGTTCACATCAGCGCCCAATTTAACAATTAGCACAGTGGAAATTCTGTTGGAACGCTGCCCAGAACTTCAGAGTTTGGGTCAATTGAGCGGCTGGGCTTTAACACCTGACGATCTCTCGCTTCTTCGTGGAATTCTCAAGAGTGGCAATTCAAGTCTCGTGCTCTCACCATCTAGTATCTTCCCATGATGCAAggctttttgttttgaaatgaCAACAACTTAGTATTTGCCAAATGTAgggatatattttattaaataaattgttattgAAGAAATGTTAGAGAAATTCCAGAAATGCTCAATTGAAAGCAAGGGTGAGcaaatttcccaaaattaaTGCTTCATCACAAAATTCTTCATATTCAACCCTGTTTTGTGCGGAACCTTCTCCTAACCCAAACTATCTCAAATGAATGGTTATTGGCACAATTTCAGGTACAACATGATAAGATTCAACTCCATAATGTTCTTATGTTTTTCCACATCATCCCATTGAGCAAACAATATTGAATATCATCCCTCTTCTCTCTCTCAACAACATGGGTGAAAAGTAAACAAGGAAAACTCCAAGAGAACACCCAGACAAAGTGGCCATAGTGAAAGAGAATGGGTGAGCAAAGAAAAACtttcaatgaaaataaaatcaatagcGCAATATTTTAGTTTGTTATTGGAAATGAGACACAAACTTTTCAGTTATTATCCATATAGAAATAGATACAATTGCTGTAACCTTTCATATTTGCAATATGGAGGGCATATTTCGATTATAGCCAATTTCTTtctcactaattttttttttaattctaactgTTGAAAGCATTATGACACTTTGAAAATACCTACAGGGCTCATCGTgatactttttttcaaaaattcactgAAAGTATGgagttcaatattttaaaaattataaatttatcatcAATTTTGTATCTGCTGTCAATTATTCTCATGAATGAagtttcaaattcaattatttattgcctttgatataaaaaaaaaaataaaaaaaaacctatgcTACGACAGAGTGTTAACAGAAATAGCTTTCATGAGTTATAAACAGAACACCACTCTCTCACcatgaattattttattgcattaaaAAGATCACTGTATGTATATAAAGAGGGAGTTTTGTCAAATAAATTAATCACagttaattaaaaagttttctcaGTAATATTGTCTGCAATTTCACCCCATAATATGTATATAATTTCGCCATAGCATTCAAAATTAACTTTACCAGCCAAACTACATTATAATAAACGTCAATTTGTGAAGTTACTCAGGAAGTGAACAATGTATGTTACGCGATCAACATAAATTCATCTCATTTGAGTGTTGACCTAATTATTGGCGTATTCAATTAACTGAAAACACTAAGCTACTTGTCATGTTGCAAAGTCCCCATACATATACAAAATGAAAGCTATCTAAATCACCCCAACAcacaaaaattatacaaaatagtTGATTATCACTCCATATACTCTATCAATTTAATTACTGTATAGAAGTTGTTTGAAGacatatataattatattaatgttgaagtattttttagtcatgaaaattttcaattatcctGAAAAACTACATACAATAACGTTTGATAATTGCTGCAGAAAATGAAATAAAGTATGTACTATTTCAACAGAAGGAAGTAAAAATTTTCGTTATAGaattaactttattattttgataGAATTATAGC
Proteins encoded in this window:
- the LOC129801522 gene encoding uncharacterized protein LOC129801522 — translated: MPKKNQIRTLCDHALSQLASTIVQAIGDGSFVFAGEMAVVMVQINDYLENAGATSDIYQDLLKVILCSDSLDASIRFTCLQMLLNGSVQCLVTEIFPFSYYEKILQVISAQGHGLRFLNLKGVWVKEELMFYLYDIIAKLPNLEHLSVPYIANDELLEHIGRHSHNLKVLDIAGETDITEIGMECLSLGVCRETLSIVDIGMLREENICHTDVALLLLNCPNIVTMRTYSFVGRSLLHIHRQDPDFRCKLKYIHDTDTTDKILDAIVSCCPRLENLYMDTPDAGILHKMRHLKNLERLKLYKFSCKELDSVLTSGLGTRLRFLTLIKGRGTLDLGKLATICPGIIDLDCYMMDLLLFASDHTFENLEGLEILNSSMVLSSLKHFVAKHITLKRLAIDTVHFTDEDMMSLFVENNFNVLEDIWFTSAPNLTISTVEILLERCPELQSLGQLSGWALTPDDLSLLRGILKSGNSSLVLSPSSIFP